In the genome of Pseudomonas bubulae, one region contains:
- the tilS gene encoding tRNA lysidine(34) synthetase TilS, protein MADMSTLLLQALGPWRNAKAWHVALSGGLDSTVLLHLLVQLRKTHSLPPITAVHVHHGLQAAADAWPAHCQALCKGLGVPLQVIAVQVQAGASVERAARDARYQAFAAISGAGEVLLLGQHRDDQAETLLFRLLRGAGVGGLAGMPRQRRLGAGHLCRPLLDVSRAQLESYARTQGLSWIEDPSNTQTDFSRNFLRHEVLPILARRWPQAAASMARSAAHCAEAQGLLDELAQQDLHAAGSTSEFAWLGLPSLELTAIASLSPARQRNALRHWLSAFTSLPDTDHWAGWDALRDARIDAQPVWKLADGELHRAGGRIWWLAGEWLHQPIAPVLWPCPDQALALPGNGRVHFVGDIPDGPLQVSYRLGGEVMAQAQRGHRDLKRLLNERGVPLFARGRLPLLYRNEQLLAVANLPGLDSSPCGHWKLQWLPTSSDQGLS, encoded by the coding sequence ATGGCTGACATGTCAACTCTACTTCTGCAAGCCCTCGGCCCCTGGCGCAACGCCAAGGCCTGGCACGTCGCGCTCTCCGGCGGACTCGATTCCACCGTTCTGCTGCACCTTCTCGTTCAATTACGTAAAACCCACTCATTACCGCCTATCACCGCTGTCCATGTGCATCATGGCCTACAGGCGGCGGCCGATGCGTGGCCAGCCCATTGTCAGGCACTGTGTAAGGGGCTTGGAGTGCCCTTGCAGGTGATTGCCGTGCAGGTGCAGGCGGGCGCAAGTGTCGAGCGTGCAGCGCGGGATGCGCGCTATCAGGCGTTTGCGGCGATCAGCGGTGCCGGGGAGGTGCTGCTGCTCGGGCAGCATCGCGATGACCAGGCTGAAACCCTGTTGTTTCGCCTGTTGCGCGGGGCGGGGGTCGGCGGCCTGGCGGGCATGCCGCGCCAGCGTCGCCTGGGCGCAGGACATCTGTGCCGGCCTTTGCTGGACGTGTCCCGCGCCCAGCTTGAGTCATATGCCCGAACACAGGGTCTGAGCTGGATTGAGGACCCGTCTAACACCCAGACAGATTTTTCCCGCAATTTCCTGCGCCATGAAGTCCTTCCGATCCTCGCTCGGCGCTGGCCCCAGGCGGCTGCCAGCATGGCCCGCAGCGCAGCGCACTGTGCCGAGGCGCAGGGTTTGCTGGATGAACTGGCCCAGCAGGATTTGCACGCTGCGGGCTCTACCAGCGAGTTTGCCTGGCTTGGCTTGCCCTCCCTGGAACTGACCGCCATCGCCAGCCTGTCACCTGCCCGTCAGCGCAATGCCTTGCGTCACTGGCTGTCAGCCTTCACGTCATTGCCGGACACCGACCATTGGGCGGGGTGGGATGCCCTGCGGGATGCCCGCATCGATGCGCAGCCGGTGTGGAAGCTCGCAGACGGCGAGTTGCATCGTGCCGGTGGACGTATTTGGTGGCTGGCCGGCGAATGGTTGCACCAACCGATCGCCCCGGTGTTGTGGCCCTGTCCTGATCAGGCCCTGGCGCTGCCGGGTAATGGTCGTGTGCATTTTGTCGGGGATATCCCGGATGGCCCTTTGCAAGTGAGCTATCGTCTAGGGGGCGAAGTGATGGCGCAGGCACAGCGCGGTCATCGTGATCTCAAGCGGCTGCTCAACGAGCGAGGTGTTCCGTTGTTTGCCCGTGGCAGATTGCCGCTTCTGTACCGCAATGAGCAGTTATTGGCCGTGGCAAACCTCCCTGGACTGGACTCCAGCCCCTGTGGGCACTGGAAATTGCAGTGGCTGCCAACTTCGAGCGATCAAGGTTTGAGCTGA
- a CDS encoding acetyl-CoA carboxylase carboxyltransferase subunit alpha gives MNPNFLDFEQPIADLQAKIEELRLVGNDNSLNISDEISRLQDKSKTLTEDIFGKLTSWQIARLARHPRRPYTLDYIDHIFTEFDELHGDRHFADDAAIVGGIARLDDQPVMVIGHQKGREVREKVRRNFGMPRPEGYRKACRLMEMAERFKMPILTFIDTPGAYPGIDAEERNQSEAIAWNLRVMSRLKTPIIATVIGEGGSGGALAIGVCDQLNMLQYSTYAVISPEGCASILWKTAEKAPDAAEAMGITAERLKGLGIVDKVIGEPLGGAHRDPAAASASIRADLISQLDMLKKLDHEALLKRRYDRLMSYGL, from the coding sequence ATGAACCCGAATTTTCTTGATTTCGAACAGCCGATTGCTGACCTGCAAGCCAAAATCGAAGAGTTGCGCTTGGTTGGTAATGACAATTCGCTGAATATCAGTGATGAAATCTCTCGTCTGCAAGACAAAAGCAAAACGCTGACTGAAGATATTTTCGGCAAGCTGACCAGCTGGCAGATTGCCCGTTTGGCCCGTCACCCGCGTCGTCCCTACACGCTGGACTACATCGATCACATCTTCACCGAGTTCGATGAGCTGCATGGCGACCGCCACTTTGCCGATGACGCTGCCATTGTTGGCGGTATTGCCCGTCTGGACGATCAGCCAGTGATGGTGATTGGTCATCAGAAAGGCCGTGAAGTGCGTGAAAAGGTACGACGCAACTTCGGTATGCCGCGCCCTGAAGGCTACCGCAAGGCCTGCCGTCTGATGGAAATGGCCGAGCGCTTCAAGATGCCGATCCTGACCTTTATCGACACGCCGGGTGCTTACCCGGGTATCGACGCCGAAGAGCGCAACCAGAGCGAAGCCATTGCCTGGAACCTGCGCGTCATGTCGCGCCTGAAAACCCCTATCATCGCCACCGTTATCGGCGAAGGCGGTTCGGGCGGTGCATTGGCCATTGGCGTGTGCGACCAGTTGAACATGCTGCAGTACTCGACCTACGCGGTGATCTCGCCGGAAGGTTGCGCCTCGATTCTGTGGAAAACCGCCGAAAAAGCGCCGGACGCAGCTGAAGCCATGGGTATCACTGCAGAACGTCTGAAAGGCCTGGGCATCGTCGACAAGGTGATTGGCGAGCCATTGGGCGGCGCGCACCGTGACCCGGCTGCGGCTTCTGCGAGCATTCGTGCCGATCTGATTTCCCAGCTCGACATGCTCAAGAAGCTGGATCACGAAGCCCTGCTCAAACGTCGTTATGATCGTTTGATGAGCTACGGTCTCTGA